Below is a genomic region from Henckelia pumila isolate YLH828 chromosome 3, ASM3356847v2, whole genome shotgun sequence.
CATTTAATCTGatctatattaattattttttaattgcatgcctaagtttctgattagtaggtgatcacggtacgggtcactacaggaaTTGTTGGCTTATGCACTAAGAATCGATATACACAACTATTGTATGCATAGCCAGTAAATATGCAGTCAACCGTTTTAGgcctaatttttattatttttggctTTGGTGCTTCTAAtttagccaaacacccccaTACTTTAAGGTAACCCATTCCACATTTCATATGGAGTACCATCTTTTCCTTTGTGTGGTATCTTGTTTAGAATATGATTTGCAAAAAAGTATCGTTTCTCCCcacatattttgatataagcCAGAATTTAGTAACAAAGCGTACATCatttcttttaaattatgatttttgcGTTCAGCAACACCATTGGATTGAGGTGAGTATGGGGCTGTAGTTTGATGAATTATGCCAGACGTTGAACAAAATTCTTCAAATGGAGCAACATATTCTCCACATCGATCACTTCGAATCATCTTGatctttgaattttgttgattttcaatctcattcttatatttcttgaaaacttcgattgcttcatctttgcttttcAATCAATATACATAACTGAATCTTGTGCAGtcatcaatgaatgttataaaTTACTTGTTTCCTCCTCGAGTTTGCATATATTTTAAATTGCATACATCAGTGTGTATTAACTCAAGTGGTGTAGTACTTCTAGTCACGGAATGGAATGGTGCTTTAATCATTTTTGcttcaacacaaatctcacaCTTATGTTGTGAATTTCTTTTAAATGCCggtattacatttaaatttgcaaGTATTTTCAAGGTGTTGAAGTTAAAGTGTCCTAAtctttcttgcaaaatattagAACTTTCAATCAAGTAAGCAGAATTGATAACTTTATTCTTCGCATCTTGACGGATAACATTCATTACATTTAATTTAAACAGACCACTGTCTTGGTATTTTTTTCCTACGAAGATGACATATTTTGTTAACACAAACTTGTCTGATTCAAAAACCATTTTAAATCGTGCCTTGCTCAGAAGAGAACCAAAAACTAAGTTCTGACGAATGTCTGCATATGCAGTACATTTTTTAGCGTTGTCCCTTTTCCTGAGGTCATTTTCAGCACCACATTCCCCACTCCAATGACTTTTGATGTAGCAAAGTTTCCCATAAACAATTTTCTATCACCAAAAATGGTGTAGGTGGAAAATATATCTCTTGCTGCACAAATGTGGCTCGTAGAACCAGTATCGATCCACCATTCTCTTGGATCATCCACCAAGTTGGTCTAAAAAATAACAGTTCTTAGATCAATATCTAAAGGTACATACCTCTCCTCTACAATATTTTCTTGCCTTGGTTTCTTATTTATGTTTTCTTTCTTGGGAAGATGACAATCTCTTGCCATATCGTTCGGTTTGCCATAGTTGTAGTAATTACCTTGGAACTTCTTTgcttttccctttttctttCCATCAT
It encodes:
- the LOC140889750 gene encoding uncharacterized protein, with translation MSQVQEIQIILHDLLAEGMEVNEPFQVASIIEKLPPQWKDFKKYLKHKRKELKLEDLILRLQIEEDNRNIEAKSYKKVIETEAKANLAESNNKRNRRYDGKKKGKAKKFQGNYYNYGKPNDMTNLVDDPREWWIDTGSTSHICAARDIFSTYTIFGDRKLFMGNFATSKVIGVGNVVLKMTSGKGTTLKNVLHMQTFVRT